The genomic stretch tcaaatgaataCTCTTAAATTGTATAACAGAAGGAGACTGGAATAATACCTAAGTAATGTAGGGAGAgacaggaagaaaaaaaaaattaataataaatgagAGACTAAACAAAATTAGAAGTCATACTTTGCTGGACAACTATGATATCTCAACTAAACCATTCGCTATCGATGTTGTGATGTAACTCCATCAATTATATCACTCCTTCAGCAAACTCCCaaatctataaaattttcctctcCCTTTTTCTGGCATTTGAATATAGGAATTCAGTGTAAGACAAGCAATCTCACCTCCAAAATAGCTTACAACTTACAAAGATAACTACTATAGAAGAAATGATGATCAAGAACAAATTGGCACACGCAATTGGCGCAAGTGAAAGTCCACTGCTTCAAAACAGCATCAATAAGCTCCTGTTTCTGCATAAAATCACTATCATTCGGCATTGCCCTGTTATCCAAAGTCGTCTTGGttctaaaatttggaaaaaggttttaaaaaaataaagaagtaccATTGACAATATGCAACAAAACGTATTTGGTTCATAATTGTATATGGTAATCTGAAGTACATAAGCAACCaatttgttttttgggtaaatagTATCTCATTCCTTTAGTTTTCTTCCCTGTAAGATTAGAACCAGTACCAAAATTGAGACAGCCACTGCAAACTTTCTGTAAGACTCAAAATCAAATATGTAAGCGACAAGGTTTAGAATTCACCTTTCTCTGTCACGTTTTCAGATTCAGCTTCAGAAGCACCCGAGTCCGTCTGGAAAACCCTCGCAGAGAAATTCGTATGCTGTAAATTCCTCACCGTACTTGATCTGAGAGAAGTCCTTTAGGGTTTTGATAGGAGTTTTGGAGTTGCAGACACTGGCATAAGCTTTGAAAGCGTCGTCATATCGATATCTTCTACAATCCATTTAGAATCAACTATTTCTGGTTTCTCTTTTCCGCATATACAAAGCAGGTAATTCATTTCTGGACGAACAACTCGTTTCTGAGTACccattgagaaagaaaaaatgcttGGACAGACGAAACTTAAGGTTCAGTTCTCAAATTCAGCTCAGactaatatttttcaaaagagagaaatcggacttttagtgaaagttgaatggttctcattcaacctcacTATGACTACTGATCAATATGAACTCACAGCACTAATCAAGCCGAAGGCTTAGATATCCGCGTCCTCCATATAACTCTATCTGCAATCATATGCATATATTTTCTAATCACTTTGTCAATCATTATTTTAAGCCTACCCTTACTTCTTCTTGCCCCTTctaattgaatttaattttttttttttccccttaccGTAAAGAATTCCATTAATAGAGGCAAAAGAAAGTCCATTACAGGTTAACtcatacataaaaaaaaaaaaaaaggaaaattaacaTGAACATGATTCACTCTATATGAACAGATTTCTCAAATTAATTAAACTGGCATCTCAAAGCGACACAAAGGGCACTTATTGCTCTCCCCAAGCCATTGATCTATACAATCTCCATGAAAGATATGAGAACAAGGCATCATCTTAACTTCCATCCCTTCAAAGAACTCATCGATACAAACCACACATGATGTCTGCAACAAATCCCCTCCTTTCTCAAACACAACCTTCTCTAATGCTTCTATTGCATCTCTTGATGTAGGTTTCATGTCcattctttcactctcttgcgCCATTACCATTAATTCCCCAATAAAACTTGAAATCTGTTCATCCTGTTCATACACTTCAGTTGTATCAAGCTTGATATCCACAGTAACATGCATGGTTGATAAGTATTGATTGGCTTCATCATAAACTCGATCAATGATCAGCTTTTGTAGATATTCATGATTGTTGGATTGAAGGATTTCTATTGATGAGAGTATTTCTAGAACAAAAGAATTCAACCTCTCAGACATTAAAGTTGTACTAAAGCTTCTTAGTAATGTTCTGTGatcttccatctctaatgttGTCGACCAAGATCCCATCAAGACCACCGGCTTCCGGCATTCGTCGACTTTAAACTTGAAGAACAGCTTGGGTTCTTCGATCATGGCGATGGGATCATCTGAGACCTTAAATTCTATAGAAACATGGCTGACTCTCTGTGTTGCACGCATGGTTGGTTCGTCCCTTTCTCTCACTATCTCAGTCTCTTGATTCACAAATTTTGAATAGCTAAGAAGGACATAGGTACTTATAAATTCTTGGTGGGTTTTGATTTGGAGAGTAAGATAGgaatagtttctaatttagagtaggattagaaaatagaaatagataAAATAATAGGAAACTTTCACAAATTTCAATTCCCTTTTAACGGATTGGTTTCTATTTCAAGGGTTTCGGTTATCAATCCATAAGAAAAGATGGACCCCACCTTAGTGTGGAATCAAtcacctgttttttttttttttttttttttttaccacgcTTAAACGGTTTGGACGGTTATGATCTAGTGATCAAATTCGAAATGgcaggggtgtcaatgggccgaGTTGGGCTAGGTTATTCAACCCAGCCCTAGGtcgggctgggatatctcagtCAAGGCCCAACCTTGTCGAGTTTAGCCCATTTCAACTTAGCCCTGATGAACCCTGATTGGGTCGGGTTTGactcaatccaatccaacccaacccaatactattggttacttggttgcttgatcttgacgcattgcagaggccaaagaccaaagttttcgtaaatgtgtagattgtggaaaacaaatgacctttttttataaatacaaattaataattattagcatatttatatgattatatacttaataaacatggttggtttggattgggatgggttgggttgggttaggttgggttgggatgagacctcaacccaggcccaacctaaccctgcctcgggcctgaaaatctgaaccctaacacaccctatgggctgaaatctcagcccaagccctgttcAGGTTCAGGGCGAGCTAGGGATGGTTCGGGTTGACTGGGCTTTTTCGACACCCCTAGTATCCATTTTGACTAATCTCTGATCCTAACTCTTTTCGATATCGATACACATGAATTGTACAAGGGTAAAATCTTGATGAAAACATATTTTATTTCAAGAAAAAGGGTAGATCTGTTCAATATAATTCGGTCCAGGCCAATATGGATAAGTAATGGAATGCTATCGGTCTTGATTGATTCCATGGCCCTTTCTGAGTTTTAGAACACTAATCCTATaccaagaaaagtaaaagagtcaagctgcgtttggtagtcatccaaaaaaatatttctggcgtttttccgttctatgggaacaaaaaacaGGAAGaaagcgtttggtgtcaacttggtatttttcctttttttttggaatgaaaaggagaaaaaaaaaaaaaaaaaaaaaaaaaaaaaaaaaaaagagctagaaatgtaaaatgatggaacgacaaaaccttgttccatcatttccgtttcattccaaatataaaaaaagtgaaaactaGGATAATCATTCCTCAAACTGGTTCACCAAACACTTTCTTTTTTAAACGACATTCTGACACAGAAAgctgaaaattctgtttttgacacgaaatgtcGTTTCTGAAACTAagtgactaccaaacacagcctaataTCGACTTTGTACAATAGGAGTAATAATTAAGTTACATAAGTGGCTACTCTACAAGCGAAGAAAAACTTTCATTCTTTGTAATTAAAAAGCATAATCCACTATTCCATTCAAAGATCTGAACCAAATTTATTTAATCTAGTTCTAGCTATGTCCGTCtggatgtgattttttttttttttaatacatttgGTCCATATTAATATTTCAATAGGTAATTGATCAAGAATCATATCGGAATAGTCCTTTGGTGATATTGACATGAATCGACCAATTCATACCGATTCCTCACTCCATATTTTcaagtagggatgtaaatggatcggaTATGATCGGATCTAGATATTCCTTGATCGGATTTGAATATTCTTAAATTATTATGAATGCGGATTGAGTTTAGATTTTCAATTATCCGTTTACTCTCTGACTTATATAATTCAAACCTTCCTCCCCCTAATAAATACAATTTACTTTACTTATAGTCTATTCTTCTAAGTTGTCCTAGCTCTTTTCCTCAATCTCAAGAAACTTGTCTAAatttcaagaaccctcaaaatcattaattgattatctaaTCGAATCGGATAATTCATCTTTGAATGCAGATACATCAGATATGGATACCCCTAAACCAAATACGTTTTCGAATTCGAATTCTGAATTTCTATTTACATCCCTACTTCCAAGAACCACTATGGCTAAACatatatggaattttttttcctcgcTTTCCTTAAACTAACtttggcttttttttcttttttttctttttttcttttttctaataatGACTGGTGtccaagccttcggcctgactagtcccgtgggttcatactgaccccacaacctcaTGGATCaagtcataccggggttgaataaaaaccattcaactttcacttaaagcagtgaagagcactaaaaaccccttttaaaaTATCGGACTcagaaaaaagaggggaaaaaacatTATATTCTATTATATTATTCCCATCAGAAAATTATTAAGCATGACTATTATTGCATAGGGTATTGGGCTTAATATACATAATATCAACCACCAATTGGTGACTGACAAGTGGTAGGAGAATGCCAAAATAGAGTTAGAACCGTATTATCCCTTTGATTGGAACGTGAGTTCTTAGGTTCATGGTTTCAAGATCGACATCGTATCAGTCATATCGATTGTATCAGATTGGTATCAGCTAAGACTGATTTCTAATCCTTGATCCATTGGGATTGGTTATCTGTATTGTTTCATGGGaaaaacagcaaaaaaaaaaaatgtacgtTTTAAAAAAGCAAGGGCAAGATCGATatcgtcccctaaatccatgcttcAGTAGTCCGGTTAGATAACAAAGTTGGGATTCCCCTCATAAATCCCATTCTTGATAAGGAGCACAAGGTATGGATTTAATTCTCTATTATTATCTTTCACACTCTTTATGGGATTAAGGTTACACCACCCCCAATCTTGTAAATATGAAAGATAGACCACAAGGTATGGatttaatttcttattattttctcattatacTGTATTTTTCAATCTTGATATAAATTACCATTAGTGCATAGAATTCTGACTTAAGAATCAGAGAATCCCTATCGGAGTCAACTCCgacttcttttttgtttcattttcatctttttGTCTTTAAGATGACCCGACAATATAACAACATAAATTTCTGTGGCAACAGGGCTAAAATTCAAATAATGAGTAAATGATAATATGAACAATCTCTACAAAGCTTAAAAATCC from Macadamia integrifolia cultivar HAES 741 chromosome 14, SCU_Mint_v3, whole genome shotgun sequence encodes the following:
- the LOC122061039 gene encoding E3 ubiquitin-protein ligase SDIR1-like, whose translation is MRATQRVSHVSIEFKVSDDPIAMIEEPKLFFKFKVDECRKPVVLMGSWSTTLEMEDHRTLLRSFSTTLMSERLNSFVLEILSSIEILQSNNHEYLQKLIIDRVYDEANQYLSTMHVTVDIKLDTTEVYEQDEQISSFIGELMVMAQESERMDMKPTSRDAIEALEKVVFEKGGDLLQTSCVVCIDEFFEGMEVKMMPCSHIFHGDCIDQWLGESNKCPLCRFEMPV